GCTAAATCGGCCTGTAGCCGCTCCAGAGGCGGCAGCCCCCCAGGTCCTGCCTGGAGATCTGCCCTACCGTCCGGCCCAGCCCAATGCCAGCTAACGGCTCTTTTAGGAAGTCTTTGCGGTAGGCCATGACCTTTCTCTATGCCAGAACCATTCGCTTCCAGGAGACGGATGGGGCAGGGGTCGTCTATTTCGCTAACGGTCTGACCCTTTGCCACGAGGCTTATGAAGCCTCTTTAGCGGCAGCTGGAGTAGACCTGGGCGCTTTCTTCGCCCGAGGTCCGGTGGCCTATCCCATCGTGCATGCCAGCATTGATTTCCGAGCGCCGCTGGCGTGTGGCGATCGCATTTCAATCGCCCTAACTCCTCGGCAGGCAGATTCAACCAGCTTT
The window above is part of the Pseudanabaena sp. FACHB-2040 genome. Proteins encoded here:
- a CDS encoding thioesterase family protein; the encoded protein is MTFLYARTIRFQETDGAGVVYFANGLTLCHEAYEASLAAAGVDLGAFFARGPVAYPIVHASIDFRAPLACGDRISIALTPRQADSTSFEIFYRIYLADQPERSAATAQTRHVCIDTTKRSRLALAQSLLDWIEQFGEASSSESSTRLP